A region from the Flavobacteriales bacterium genome encodes:
- a CDS encoding SRPBCC family protein — MSNLGTYTSTDTVRFERILPGPIERVWSYLIEPEKRAKWLASGPLEPRVGGAARLTWLHSNLDAQQEPVPEEFKRYENGHSMDATVTRCDPPRLLGFTWGADPARLSEVIIELNEQGNDILLVLTHERLPSKNDLLGVSGGWHTHLDILVAHLNGSTAPGFWSAHIEARKKYQAQIGTEQQS; from the coding sequence ATGAGCAACCTCGGCACATACACCTCAACGGACACCGTCCGCTTCGAACGCATTCTTCCAGGTCCCATCGAACGCGTGTGGTCCTACCTCATCGAGCCGGAGAAGCGCGCCAAGTGGCTCGCCAGCGGCCCGCTGGAGCCGCGAGTAGGCGGTGCAGCACGTCTCACTTGGCTTCACAGCAACCTCGATGCGCAGCAGGAACCCGTGCCAGAAGAGTTCAAGCGCTACGAGAACGGCCACAGCATGGACGCAACGGTCACGCGGTGCGATCCGCCCCGTTTGCTTGGCTTCACCTGGGGCGCCGATCCAGCGCGCCTCTCCGAAGTGATCATTGAACTGAACGAACAGGGCAACGACATCCTCTTAGTGCTCACTCACGAGCGGCTGCCCAGCAAGAACGATCTCTTGGGGGTGTCCGGTGGTTGGCATACGCACTTGGATATTCTTGTTGCTCACCTGAACGGGAGCACGGCTCCGGGTTTCTGGAGCGCACACATCGAAGCACGCAAGAAGTACCAAGCACAGATCGGGACGGAGCAGCAGTCTTGA
- a CDS encoding winged helix-turn-helix transcriptional regulator translates to MSTPRTLDRTLLALADPTRRAILQRLSAGEARVTEVAKPFSMSLNAVSKHILVLERAKLVQRRKEGRDHYLSYRPEPLDAAAQWIESTRTFWSSRLDTLEKLLREEDNNQR, encoded by the coding sequence ATGTCCACCCCACGAACGCTTGACCGCACGCTGCTGGCACTGGCGGATCCCACGCGACGTGCCATCCTGCAACGCCTTTCCGCGGGCGAGGCACGCGTCACGGAAGTCGCCAAGCCGTTCAGCATGTCGTTGAACGCCGTCAGCAAGCACATCCTTGTGCTTGAACGCGCCAAGCTGGTGCAGCGCCGGAAAGAGGGCCGCGACCACTACCTCAGCTATCGCCCGGAGCCCTTGGACGCGGCTGCCCAATGGATCGAGAGCACGCGCACCTTCTGGTCCTCCCGTCTCGACACCTTGGAGAAGCTGCTCCGGGAAGAAGACAACAACCAACGCTGA
- a CDS encoding SRPBCC domain-containing protein, with translation MTPRNYTRTLSLGRTPQEVFDAIGNVAAWWTINVDGGTRAVGDEFTVQFGDVHLTKQHITEAEPAKRIAWVVTESHLPWLKDVEEWKGTTIVFDIVATPKGSDLTFTHIGLTPQVECFEQCEKGWDYFIGTSLLQFITEGMGLPDTTQRSHMDTIGHVHPTNA, from the coding sequence ATGACTCCCCGCAACTACACCCGCACGCTCTCGCTGGGCCGCACGCCTCAAGAGGTCTTCGACGCCATTGGCAACGTCGCCGCTTGGTGGACCATCAACGTGGATGGCGGCACCCGCGCGGTAGGGGACGAGTTCACCGTCCAGTTCGGTGATGTCCATCTCACCAAACAGCACATCACCGAAGCAGAGCCTGCCAAGCGCATCGCATGGGTGGTTACCGAGAGCCACTTGCCTTGGCTCAAGGACGTGGAAGAATGGAAGGGCACCACCATCGTCTTCGACATCGTGGCCACTCCGAAAGGCTCGGATCTCACCTTCACCCACATCGGCCTCACACCTCAGGTCGAATGCTTCGAGCAATGCGAGAAGGGCTGGGACTACTTCATCGGCACCAGCCTCCTCCAGTTCATCACGGAGGGCATGGGCCTGCCGGACACCACGCAACGCTCACATATGGATACCATCGGCCATGTCCACCCCACGAACGCTTGA